The segment CTTTTGGCAGCAACGACAGGGGTGGTAGCGGCAACCGTGATCGTCATGGGAATCCTCTCGTTACCGATCATGTTGCGCTATGGCTATGACAAGCGGTTAGCAGCGGGCGTTATCGTTGCATCCGGCACTCTGGCACAACTGATCCCTCCCAGTTTGGTGTTGGTCGTTCTCAGTGACCAGATCGGTGTATCGGTTGGGGATTTGTTCTTAGGGGCGTTAATTCCCGGACTGATGCTATCCGGTTCCTATGTCCTGTACGTTTTATTGCTGGCGTTTTGGAAGCCTCAAACGGCTCCCGCATTGCCTCCCGATGTGCGATTGATTGGGGGTGCTGTTCTCTTGAAAAAAGTATTAAAAGCTGTTTTACCCACCGTTCTACTGATTTTTGCGGTGTTAGGGAGCATTTTCTTTGGAATTGCCACTCCGACGGAGGCAGGAGCGGTTGGAGCGGTTGGAGCCTGTGTGTTAGCCGCGCTCAACCGTCGCTGGAACCAGAAGCTAATCCGGGATGCGGCTCATGCAACCGCATCTATCACAGCCCTCGTGTTGATCATTCTCTTTTGCTCGTCCTTTTTTGGGCTGGTATTTGACGGCTTGGGAGGCAGGCGATTGATTACCGATTTGCTGGTTAACTTGCCGGGTGGCTATCTCAGCTTTTTGATCGTGAGTAACCTGGTGATTTTTGTTCTGGGAGTGTTTTTAGAATTCATCGAGATCTGCTTTATCGCCATGCCCTTGTTAGTCCCGGCGGCTCAAGCATTAGGCATCGATATGGTCTGGTTCGGAGTGATTATGGCGATTAACCTGCAAACCGCGTTTATCTCGCCGCCCGTTGGGTTCTCGCTGTTTTATCTGCAAAGTGTTGCACCGAAAGAAGTCAGCACGATCGACATTCACCGCAGTGCCTTTCCCTTTATGGCATTGCAGGTCTTAGTGTTGTTAATCGTCATCGCCTTTCCGCAAACGGTGCGATGGTTGGTAGATCTGTCGTTTCAATAGATTGGTTAGGGGTCAGGGATCAAGGGTCAATGGTCAATAGTTAGGGATCAGGGGTCAATGGTCAATCGTCAGTTGTTCATTGTTTTTACCGTTCTCAGCCTACTAATGACGATTGACCATTGACCATTAACTATTGACTATCAACTAATGACTATTGACCATCAACCATCAACTATTGACTAATGACTATTGACCATCAACCATTAACTATTGACTATTGACCATCAACCATCAACTATTGACCATTAACCACTCACTGATTCAACTTGCTGTAGCTGAAGCGGGTAAAGTTGCCTTCATTGAGGCTGTTCCAGGCGTAGACGCGATCGCGAAATTCTCGCCATCCAGTGTAAACCGCCTGAAAATCAGGATCTTTAGCCGCAAATTCGTCATACAGCGCGAAAGTTGCTTCCTCCGCTGCACTCAAAATTTCATCGCTGTAAGCTCTGAGTTCCACACCATTACTGACCAGGCGTTGCAATGCCTCATTGTTGCGAGTTTCATAGCGTGACAACATCGTGACATTAGCTTCATAGGCGGCTGTTTGTACCGCCGCTTGATATTCAGGAGGTAGGTTGTTCCATTCATCCAAATTAATTTGCAACTCTAAGGTCGCTCCCGGTTCCCACCAACCGGGATAGTAGTAGTACTGCGCGACTTCATTTAGCCCTAACTTTTCATCATCGTAGGGACCAACCCATTCCGCTGCATCGATCGCCCCTGTTTGAAGGGCCTGAAAGATTTCCCCTCCGGGCAGACTTTGCACCGTCACGCCGAGTTTAGACATCACCTGACCACCCAGCCCAGGAATTCGCATCTTTAA is part of the Oscillatoria sp. FACHB-1407 genome and harbors:
- a CDS encoding TRAP transporter large permease; protein product: MGYEWLAIAMFAVFFVILISGYPVAFSFAGTALTFGVIGLAVGAFNPNRLLLLPNIWFGTMSNFTLLAIPFFVFLGSVLEKSGIAEELLETIGILMGRLRGGLALAVVIVGTLLAATTGVVAATVIVMGILSLPIMLRYGYDKRLAAGVIVASGTLAQLIPPSLVLVVLSDQIGVSVGDLFLGALIPGLMLSGSYVLYVLLLAFWKPQTAPALPPDVRLIGGAVLLKKVLKAVLPTVLLIFAVLGSIFFGIATPTEAGAVGAVGACVLAALNRRWNQKLIRDAAHATASITALVLIILFCSSFFGLVFDGLGGRRLITDLLVNLPGGYLSFLIVSNLVIFVLGVFLEFIEICFIAMPLLVPAAQALGIDMVWFGVIMAINLQTAFISPPVGFSLFYLQSVAPKEVSTIDIHRSAFPFMALQVLVLLIVIAFPQTVRWLVDLSFQ
- a CDS encoding TRAP transporter substrate-binding protein, translating into MKRRALLNSLALGAASTAGLVACSQATTSNETGSNSTASTADLPTIEWEMATSWPVALDTIFGGAQVLVDRLAALTGGRFKITPRAAGELAPPLEILDVVSQGAIPCGHTASYYYLGKSPALAFGTTVPFGLTPQQQNAWLYEGGGLKQLQELYASKFNVIQFPAGNTGTQMGGWFRKEIASVTDLQGLKMRIPGLGGQVMSKLGVTVQSLPGGEIFQALQTGAIDAAEWVGPYDDEKLGLNEVAQYYYYPGWWEPGATLELQINLDEWNNLPPEYQAAVQTAAYEANVTMLSRYETRNNEALQRLVSNGVELRAYSDEILSAAEEATFALYDEFAAKDPDFQAVYTGWREFRDRVYAWNSLNEGNFTRFSYSKLNQ